A genome region from Cryptosporidium parvum Iowa II chromosome 8, whole genome shotgun sequence includes the following:
- a CDS encoding uridine kinase like P-loop NTpase, translating into FEYIMSNISLEKLISKDIYYGDQALTPSSNSNVFVIAVAGGSASGKTSVCTRIFSELGDKRVTVIETDSFYKTPVLEEGQTMADYNFDHPNSVDFELLYNVLLSLKNGEGVHIPNYCFKQHKRLETGRKVSPASIIIVEGIFILFHPKIRHLINMSIFVDTDDDIRLVRRIRRDTIERGRQIDDILNQYEKTVKPSYDEFIYPTRRYADIVIPHYPNEVAVDLVVQHLRYKLKMDDLRKIYSNLHIIPSNCQIRHMHSIIRNKDTSVVDFVFWSDRLIRLVVENALSHLSFTGQTIETPIGELYDGVQFNYKDKLCAVSIVRGGESMEIGLSAVCKDIPIGKILLEFQNPKTELDAQFDKPKIIYCKLPDDIASRNVFILDPILGNGFGVFSAIKYLLSKGVLQRKIIVLSLIVAHNAIHRICKEFPEVTLITTEIDRDVNSDGFVIPGLGCFADRYFGTE; encoded by the coding sequence tttgaatatataatgTCTAATATCAGtcttgaaaaattaatttctaaagACATATATTATGGCGATCAAGCTTTAACGCCTAGCAGCAATTCAAATGTTTTTGTTATTGCAGTTGCAGGAGGAAGTGCAAGCGGAAAAACAAGCGTATGTACCAGAATTTTTTCAGAGTTAGGAGATAAACGAGTTACGGTAATTGAGACTGATAGTTTTTATAAAACTCCTGTCTTAGAAGAGGGGCAAACTATGGCAGACTACAACTTTGATCATCCTAATTCTGTGGACTTTGAACTTCTATACAATGTTTTACTAAGTTTGAAAAACGGGGAAGGGGTTCACATCCCTAACTACTGTTTTAAACAACATAAGAGATTGGAAACAGGAAGGAAGGTTTCTCCAGcatctattattattgttgaaggcatatttattcttttccaTCCAAAAATTAGACATCTTATAAATATGTCAATTTTTGTCGATACGGACGATGATATTCGTCTTGTACGTAGAATAAGAAGAGATACTATTGAGAGAGGCAGACAAATTGACGATATTCTTAATCAATATGAGAAAACGGTTAAGCCATCCTATGATGAATTCATTTATCCGACTAGAAGATATGCAGATATCGTAATTCCGCATTATCCAAATGAAGTTGCTGTTGACCTTGTTGTACAACATCTTAGATACAAGTTAAAAATGGAtgatttaagaaaaatttaCTCTAATTTGCATATTATTCCTTCTAATTGTCAAATACGCCATATGCACTCTATTATAAGGAATAAGGATACATCAGTGGTGGACTTTGTCTTTTGGTCAGATAGATTAATTCGACTGGTCGTCGAAAATGCTCTTAGCCATTTGTCTTTTACTGGTCAAACAATTGAAACACCTATTGGAGAACTTTACGACGGAGTGCAATTTAATTACAAGGATAAACTCTGCGCGGTCTCAATAGTTAGAGGAGGAGAAAGTATGGAAATAGGTTTATCTGCTGTTTGTAAAGATATCCCAATAGGAAAAATTCTACTGGAGTTCCAAAATCCTAAAACGGAACTTGATGCCCAGTTTGATAAACCTAAGATTATCTATTGCAAATTACCCGATGATATTGCCTCAAGGaatgtatttattttgGATCCTATTCTTGGGAATGGATTTGGGGTATTTTCTgcaattaaatatttgttatCAAAGGGGGTTTTGCAGCGTAAAATTATTGTTCTTAGTCTTATTGTTGCTCACAATGCAATACACAGAATATGTAAAGAGTTCCCGGAGGTAACTCTAATTACGACTGAAATTGACCGTGATGTTAACTCTGATGGTTTTGTAATTCCAGGATTAGGTTGTTTTGCTGATCGATACTTTGGAACTGAATAA
- a CDS encoding membrane associated DNAJ with 6 transmembrane domain, signal peptide, translating to MIDDQLIIYTLVISPVVGWLTSTKRTWNKKNQVNGVILALIVLVIACVLQNVRVSQNHYQTLGISSSASKSEITAAYRKLALKFHPDKNSDLSAREIYSKIRNANEILSNDLRRSWYRRFGTVENNLDLYKASEDEEFIDYPLHLTIVPFVTAVIPICLSLLMWNDQENIRRIILCFIVWTLSCGILLRFDRNENDFLTFIPIFRNFLPFEKIRVLEGLYITIMNSLQLILPFFATSFYKNELAEFYQSLLRKKLRLLIYIEDFYNEIKPKSQRTTEESGISTYNYSIVTPNFQSDALKTEVIKHMEQTSLEFNQLLIEEPFLNESWDNSFNNVYNLLEDNLDLEEKSGLSIGTIIFILFWVYKIYSAFT from the coding sequence ATGATTGACGACCAACTTATTATATATACGCTTGTAATATCTCCTGTTGTCGGATGGCTTACTTCAACAAAAAGAACTTGgaacaaaaaaaatcaagtaAACGGAGTTATTCTTGCACTAATTGTGTTAGTGATTGCATGTGTATTGCAAAATGTAAGAGTTTCTCAAAACCATTACCAAACTTTGGGTATATCGAGTAGTGCGTCAAAGTCTGAGATTACCGCAGCATACAGAAAATTAGCTCTTAAGTTCCACCCGGATAAAAACTCAGATTTAAGTGCAAGAGAAATTTATTCTAAAATTAGGAATGCTAATGAAATACTATCAAACGATTTAAGAAGAAGTTGGTATCGTAGATTCGGAAcagttgaaaataatttagattTATACAAGGCTtcagaagatgaagaattCATTGATTATCCATTACATCTTACTATAGTACCTTTTGTTACTGCTGTAATTCCGATTTGTTTGTCATTATTGATGTGGAATGATCAAGAGAATATAAGAAGAATAATTCTTTGTTTTATAGTTTGGACGTTATCGTGCGGGATTTTACTTAGATTTGATAGGAATGAGAACGATTTCCTAACATTTATTCcaattttcagaaattttCTCCCGTTCGAGAAAATTAGAGTTTTAGAAGGGCTATACATAACAATAATGAATTCTTTACAGCTTATTCTCCCATTTTTTGCCACAAGTTTCTACAAAAACGAACTTGCAGAGTTTTACCAATCTCTATTGAGGAAGAAGCTGCGATTACTAATATATATAGAGGATTTctataatgaaataaagcCCAAAAGCCAGAGAACAACCGAAGAGAGCGGTATTTCAACATACAATTACAGCATTGTTACTCCAAATTTTCAGTCAGATGCATTAAAGACAGAGGTAATTAAGCACATGGAACAAACTAGTTTAGAGtttaatcaattattaattgaagaaCCGTTTCTAAACGAATCATGGGATAactcttttaataatgtttATAATTTACTAGAGGATAATCTTGATTTAGAAGAGAAGTCAGGGCTATCTATTGGTAcgattatttttattttattctgggtatataaaatatattcgGCCTTTACTTAG
- a CDS encoding LRR repeats protein, producing MEIKLGDRVLHLEDERIGTICSTVFNENGEELFGVLWDSDINCNSLNSDIQNVSSCFMNRNKVEKKLELHKINELSSGISFQEAIRNRYLCDEEVENFVGLKKAQEYCKKISILSLERMSIVTCACKELMKSLESPVDFTQCYNNINSLCLNNNLLSDWNSLFCILSHLPKLECLMLNGNRLKEISFINHNQFNNIKVLSMSKTFVKFEQLMLLFREDSVLPNVNYVNLSSNNYYFISMDYSNSTIQRLDLSLNLLSDWENIENILKYLTGLKSLNISSNYFFKLPILKTNTNINIEFPNILELNLDNCGIIELGTIVYLRKAFPNLEHLCLRNNIILNNTTIDLRSIIISILPNIKTFNKSIINKQDIISYQRYYISQYTVLKNNMLREIDPNGDILCEFIIENDISIHQNLIPDSDNVSKDEKYLDISFIPQFKCCIDCNPTTIKLNKKMAVSDVKVLIWKIYKIQKNESLEYIFVNNKNKIKIEGYSDSHSLSDLGIETNGKIYIQDL from the coding sequence ATGGAGATAAAATTAGGTGATAGAGTGTTGCATTTGGAAGATGAAAGAATTGGGACAATCTGCTCAACCGTATTTAATGAGAATGGCGAGGAACTTTTTGGGGTTTTGTGGGATTCAGATATAAATTGTAATTCACTAAATTCAGATATACAAAATGTTTCATCATGTTTTATGAACAGAAATAAGGTAGAAAAGAAACTAGAACTTCacaaaataaatgaattatcgTCAGgaatttcttttcaagAAGCTATTAGAAATCGATATTTATGCGATGAAGAGGTTGAAAATTTTGTGGGTTTGAAAAAGGCACAGGAGTATTgcaaaaaaatatcaattttatCTCTAGAAAGAATGAGCATTGTTACTTGTGCCTGTAAAGAACTTATGAAATCTTTAGAATCTCCTGTAGACTTTACCCAATGctacaataatattaattctctTTGCTTAAACAACAATTTACTATCAGATTGGAACTCTTTATTTTGCATACTGTCTCATTTACCAAAACTTGAATGCTTAATGCTAAATGGGAATAGGCTCaaagaaatttcttttattaaccATAATCAgttcaataatatcaaaGTTTTAAGTATGAGTAAAACCTTCGTTAAATTTGAGCAGCTAATGCTGTTATTTAGAGAAGATTCAGTATTGCCAAATGTCAACTATGTTAACCTTTCATCGAACAACTactattttatttcaatgGATTATTCAAACTCAACAATTCAAAGGTTAGATTTGAGCCTAAACTTACTATCTGATTGGGagaatatagaaaatatcCTAAAATATTTAACGGGCCTGAAAAGCTTGAACATATCtagtaattatttttttaaattaccgatattaaaaacaaatacaaatattaatattgaattccCAAATATTTTAGAATTAAACTTGGACAACTGCGGGATTATTGAACTTGGCACAATTGTTTACTTAAGGAAAGCTTTCCCAAACTTAGAGCACCTTTGTCTTAGAAACAacattattttgaataacaCTACAATAGATTTAAGAagtataataatttctataTTACCAAATATAAAAACGTTCAATAAAAGTATAATTAATAAGcaagatattatttcatatCAGCGTTATTATATTTCTCAATATACAGTactaaaaaataatatgttGAGAGAAATAGACCCCAATGGAGATATTCTTTGCGAATTCATAATAGAAAACGACATATcaattcatcaaaatttaattcctGACTCCGATAATGTGAGTAAAGACGAAAAATACTTAGATATAAGCTTTATTCCTCAATTTAAATGTTGTATTGACTGTAATCCAACCACAATTAAactaaacaaaaaaatggCCGTATCTGATGTTAAAGTTTTAATTTGGAAGATTTacaaaatacaaaaaaatgaatcattggagtatatatttgttaataacaaaaataagaTTAAAATTGAAGGATACAGTGATTCTCATTCATTATCTGACTTGGGAATTGAAACAAATGGAAAAATTTACATTCAGGATTTGTGA